ATGATTACAGGAGCCAATCGCGGCATCGGTCTGGAACTGGTTCGTCAGTACGCGGCTGACGGCTGGGAAGTGCTTGCCTGTTGCCGTTCGCCTGAAAATGCCCCCGAACTTAAGCAACTAGCGGCTGCCAATGGCAACATCAGCGTTCACCTGCTGGATGTCACCAACGCGCAACAACGCAAGGTGCTGGCTGCCCAACTGAAGGGCAAGCCCATCGACATACTCTTCAATAGCGCCGGGGTATCCGGTAGCTGGAGCGCCCAAGGTTTCGGGCATTGCCAAGCCGAGGAATGGCTGGACGTTTTGCACATTAACGTGGTGACACCAATGCTCATGATGCAAGATTTCGCCGCCAACGTTGCCCTCAGCGAGCGCAAAATCATTGCCAATATGAGCAGCAAAATGGGCAGTATCGCGGACAACACCTCCGGTGGCAGTTACCTCTACCGTTCCAGCAAAGCTGCGTTGAATATGGTCAACAAAAGTGCAGCGCACGATTTGGCGCGTAAAGGCATTAGCGTGGTATTGCTGCATCCGGGTTGGGTACGCACGGATATGGGCGGCCCGAACGGCGAGCTATCGGTGGAAGAATCCGTGACCGCGTTGAAACGCAATTTGGCAAACGTGACCTTCGCCGATTCCGGGCGCTTGCTTGACATTGATGGCAGTACTATCCCGTGGTAAATGAATTCAAAATCAGCTCACTGGAACTGAAAAACTTCCGAGCTTTTGAAGCATTGGAGATAGATTTTCACAAGAATCTAACGGTTATCGTTGCCAAGAATGGCGTGGGTAAAACGTCAATTCTTGACGCAATTGCCATAGCATTTAGTCCTTTCGTGAAGGGATTTGATGGCGGTACTAAACTCTTTTCACGTAATGATGTTCGCAGAATTAAAGTGCGTGACACCCAGAGCAATGAGGTGGAGTTAGCTTTTGGCGGGGCTATCATCAATGTATCGGCTTACCTTTTTGGAGAAAACATTACCAAGTGGGGGCGTAAACGTCCTGCTTTGGAAAAAATGCGAGTATCGGGTAAGAATACAACCGCATTAACGCAGTTGGCGCTGCATTTACAAGAACGCATTCAGACAGAAGAAGGGGTTAGCACGCTCATGTTGCCCTTGGTTTCTTATTACGGGACGGGTAGGCTTTGGAATATAGAAGAGAGTGCTGATGTCAAATTTAACAATACATCCCGCACGATCGGTTACGCTAACTGCCTCAAGCCAAGCTCAAATTTTGAGACGTTTGAGCAGTGGTTTACCTATTGGTCTGAAAATAAATGGCGCAATTTAGTGAAGGCGTTGCAAGCCAACAAAGAGCCAGTCGAAACGGAGTTCGATCAATACGTCAAGTCCGTTAATCGGGCGGTTAGTCTCTGTTTGAAAGTTAGTGGTTGGCAAGAAATTGACTATGATTTTGAGCGTCAAACCATTGTCGGCATCCACAAAGATCATGGACGGTTACCTATTCACTTATTGAGTGATGGTGTGCGTAGCATGATCGCGTTGGTAGCTGATATTGCTTTTCGTGCGACAAAACTTAATCCCCATCTGGGTGCAGAAGCTTCATGTAAAACACCTGGCATTGTTTTGATTGATGAAGTGGACATGCACCTTCACCCTGAATGGCAGCAACTTGTATTAGGGGGGCTAACGACGGCATTTCCCGAAATTCAGTTCATTGTGACTACGCATAGCCCACAGGTATTGACCACTGTGCCACCGGAATGTATCCGTGAGTTGTCGCGTGAGGGTGATAAGGTGCATGTTATTATTCCTGAGTTTTCCTTAGGGGCAGAAAGCCCTTATGTGTTGGAATCCATTCAGGGCGTACA
The window above is part of the Thiothrix winogradskyi genome. Proteins encoded here:
- a CDS encoding SDR family oxidoreductase — its product is MPTIMITGANRGIGLELVRQYAADGWEVLACCRSPENAPELKQLAAANGNISVHLLDVTNAQQRKVLAAQLKGKPIDILFNSAGVSGSWSAQGFGHCQAEEWLDVLHINVVTPMLMMQDFAANVALSERKIIANMSSKMGSIADNTSGGSYLYRSSKAALNMVNKSAAHDLARKGISVVLLHPGWVRTDMGGPNGELSVEESVTALKRNLANVTFADSGRLLDIDGSTIPW
- a CDS encoding AAA family ATPase, whose amino-acid sequence is MVNEFKISSLELKNFRAFEALEIDFHKNLTVIVAKNGVGKTSILDAIAIAFSPFVKGFDGGTKLFSRNDVRRIKVRDTQSNEVELAFGGAIINVSAYLFGENITKWGRKRPALEKMRVSGKNTTALTQLALHLQERIQTEEGVSTLMLPLVSYYGTGRLWNIEESADVKFNNTSRTIGYANCLKPSSNFETFEQWFTYWSENKWRNLVKALQANKEPVETEFDQYVKSVNRAVSLCLKVSGWQEIDYDFERQTIVGIHKDHGRLPIHLLSDGVRSMIALVADIAFRATKLNPHLGAEASCKTPGIVLIDEVDMHLHPEWQQLVLGGLTTAFPEIQFIVTTHSPQVLTTVPPECIRELSREGDKVHVIIPEFSLGAESPYVLESIQGVHTRPQHLEIVQELNEYQHLIAEDQWDTPRAVVLREKLNTWGHGFEPALIKMDMDIRMRAYRRGQAAR